AAAGTTTTATGATAATCTGTTGGGCGAAGGCAAAAAGTGGGCGATTGGTGCCAATCACACCAACACCCAGGATGATCGTCGGGCTCCAGAATCCGCCGTTTACCTATATGAGCTTCCAGATTTTAGTAGTGACTCTTTCAATCCCAACCAGTCTTGGAGCAAGACGAAAATCTCTGAAGGAATTGTTAGTAGAAAATCGCCGTTTGGTGGACCACAAGGAGCCCCTGGTGTATTTGATATCGGCGATGTTGATGGTGATGGGGATGCTGATATTATCGTGAGTGGTGATGGCGATCCAAGACTGTTTTGGCTAAAGCAAACCAATGGTAGGTTCAGTACCGAAGTTTTGGATACTGAGATTCCTCAGGGTGGTGTGGCAGTTGGTGATCTTGATCGTGATGGCTCGCCAGAAATCGTCGCCTCCAGTTACGAAAATAACAAACTCTATCTCTATCGTTTCAAAAAATAGTATTTAGGTTCGCCTCACTAAAGAACGGTTCTCGCTTCTGAAGAACCGTTTTCGACGCTATAGCTCTTATTGAAAAGCTCTGATATGGTTTCCTCAACTTAAATCCAATTTTTGTTTTTCCAACTTATTCTATGGTTGAATTGTTGAAAGGAAGCCCTATGAGAAGCTCTTGGATGACTACGCTATTTACCCTAGGAAACCTCTTGAGTGCGTCGTCCCTTGCTGGGGATTTTCACGATGCTGTAAAAGCCGAACTTACTCTTAAACACAATGATAGTAGGGGTTCAGTGTGGTTCGAAGCTGAAGCAAATTTGCCTATAGATTGGCTTATTGCTGAGCCAGTCTTAGGCTACCTGTCCGATAGTGAAATGGATATTGGTTCCTTGCATTGTGATGATCGGCAATCCAATTGTGATACGATCTGGCAAAGAAAATTATGTAATAATGATAGAGATTGTAACGACCTTGGTGTTCGCTGTGAGGCACTTCATGCAAGCAAGGTGAATCTTAATGATGCACCTAAAACAATGTGTCTAGCTCCCCAGGATCGTCTACTAGATCGCGTTTTTCTCCCAATAGCGAATGCGCAAGAAAGAATTGAAGTTGTTAGTCTTTCGATGCCTACGGGTCGTTTCTACCAAGGGATTCTTAACGGTGTAGCAGTGGCAAGCCAGGAAAGTTCTTTTCTCGACATACGATTTATCATGAGCGGCTATGATAGTGTGAAGCCTAATTTTCTGAACCCACCTAAGAAGATACTGAATCGACTCAAAGATGACCTTCTCCAGCGTGGGGTTGATCTGGATCGGCTGAGCCTCCACGTTGCATGGGTTTCTACACCGAGACTAAGCTGGAATCATGCCAAGATCATTCTCGTAGATGGTCGAGATATGATCACTGGAGGTCACAATCTTTGGGATCAGGACTACCTTGGTGAAGAACCAGTATTCGATCTTTCAATGCAGGTGACAGGTAACGTTGCTTATAAGAGCGGTACATTTGTGGATCAGCTTTGGGAGAATGCTCAATCGACAGCTAGCTGGCCTGAAACAATCGATGACGCTTACTACAAATCAAATCTATCGGGAAAAAAGGAAGGGGAGCACAGGATTCTTGGTGTAGGAAGGATGGGGGTTCTAGGGCCGTCCCCGGCTGACGACGCGATCAAGACTTTGATCGATCAGAGTCAGCATAGTCTTTATCTATCCATTCAAGATCTATT
This DNA window, taken from Pseudobacteriovorax antillogorgiicola, encodes the following:
- a CDS encoding phospholipase D-like domain-containing protein, whose translation is MRSSWMTTLFTLGNLLSASSLAGDFHDAVKAELTLKHNDSRGSVWFEAEANLPIDWLIAEPVLGYLSDSEMDIGSLHCDDRQSNCDTIWQRKLCNNDRDCNDLGVRCEALHASKVNLNDAPKTMCLAPQDRLLDRVFLPIANAQERIEVVSLSMPTGRFYQGILNGVAVASQESSFLDIRFIMSGYDSVKPNFLNPPKKILNRLKDDLLQRGVDLDRLSLHVAWVSTPRLSWNHAKIILVDGRDMITGGHNLWDQDYLGEEPVFDLSMQVTGNVAYKSGTFVDQLWENAQSTASWPETIDDAYYKSNLSGKKEGEHRILGVGRMGVLGPSPADDAIKTLIDQSQHSLYLSIQDLFAKLVWKVNKSYALDNIIQALNRGVSVKILQSNAGPILGYGMLSQDETLKEILKAASKSEAHDPVALKANICANLEVASLRIADGQNQWPSGGPIGNHSKLIIADEQAFYLGSQNLYPSNLQEFGLVMDSETFTGELIDQYWQPIWSRLEVFASTCETLGF